One part of the Pseudomonas sp. MYb118 genome encodes these proteins:
- a CDS encoding TetR/AcrR family transcriptional regulator, translating to MAPRIKTSERIVQNSLELFNQQGERSISTNHIAAHMEISPGNLYYHFPNKQAIIAVLFSEYESLVDSFLRPPQGRAATVEDKRYYLKELLAAMWRYRFLHRDLEHLLDSDPELAARYRRFSQRCVIQGTAIYKGFVEAGILKMDRVQIESLTINAWIILTSWVRFLCTTRENSNHLSEQAIKRGVYQVLVLEAGFVTEQARDEVNALFEEFYVPLAQALEEVG from the coding sequence ATGGCACCCAGGATTAAAACCAGCGAGCGCATCGTGCAGAACAGCCTGGAGCTGTTCAACCAGCAGGGTGAGCGCAGCATCAGCACCAACCACATTGCTGCCCACATGGAAATTTCCCCGGGCAACCTGTACTACCACTTCCCCAACAAGCAGGCGATCATCGCCGTGCTGTTCAGTGAGTACGAAAGCCTGGTGGACAGCTTCCTGCGCCCACCCCAGGGGCGTGCCGCCACGGTCGAGGACAAGCGCTACTACCTCAAGGAGCTGCTGGCGGCCATGTGGCGCTACCGCTTTTTGCATCGCGACCTCGAGCACCTGCTCGACAGCGACCCGGAGCTGGCCGCGCGCTACCGGCGCTTTTCCCAGCGCTGCGTGATCCAGGGCACGGCGATCTACAAGGGCTTCGTCGAGGCCGGCATCCTCAAGATGGACCGGGTGCAGATCGAATCCCTGACGATCAATGCCTGGATCATCCTGACGTCCTGGGTGCGGTTTCTGTGCACCACGCGGGAAAACTCCAATCACCTGAGCGAACAGGCGATCAAGCGCGGGGTTTACCAGGTGCTGGTGCTGGAGGCCGGCTTCGTCACCGAGCAGGCCCGCGATGAGGTCAACGCGCTGTTCGAAGAGTTTTATGTACCGCTCGCCCAGGCGCTGGAGGAAGTGGGCTGA
- a CDS encoding coniferyl aldehyde dehydrogenase produces the protein MTADIAYLQDLQQPLAELQSLFDAQRAAYAANPMPPAAQRQQWLKALRELLNNERQALIEAISQDFSHRSADETLLAELMPSLHGIHYASSHLNGWMKPSRRKVGLAFQPAAAKVVYQPLGVVGVIVPWNYPLYLAIGPLVGALAAGNRVMLELSESTPATGLLLKQLLGRIFPEDLVGVVLGEADIGVAFSRLPFDHLLFTGATSIGKHVMRAAAENLTPVTLELGGKSPAIVSRDVPLKDAAERIAFGKTLNAGQTCVAPDYVLVPEDRVGSFVEAYRQAVRGFYPTLADNPDYTAIINERQLARLNGYISDATSKGALLIPLFDQGQARRMNHSLLLNVSDDMVVMQDEIFGPLLPIVPYSDLDQAFAYINQRPRPLALYYFGYDKREQNRVLHETHSGGVCLNDTLLHVAQDDMPFGGVGASGMGHYHGHEGFLTFSKAKGVLVKQRFNAAKLIYPPYGKSIQKLIQKLFIR, from the coding sequence ATGACGGCTGACATCGCCTACCTGCAAGACCTGCAGCAGCCCCTGGCAGAGCTCCAAAGCCTGTTCGACGCCCAGCGCGCCGCCTACGCCGCCAACCCGATGCCGCCCGCCGCGCAGCGCCAGCAGTGGCTCAAGGCCCTGCGCGAGCTGCTCAACAATGAGCGCCAGGCCCTGATCGAAGCCATCAGCCAGGACTTCAGCCATCGCAGCGCCGATGAGACCCTGCTCGCCGAACTGATGCCCAGCCTGCACGGCATTCATTACGCCAGCAGTCACCTCAACGGCTGGATGAAACCCTCGCGGCGCAAGGTCGGCCTGGCCTTCCAGCCCGCAGCGGCCAAGGTCGTCTACCAGCCACTGGGCGTGGTCGGGGTGATCGTGCCGTGGAATTACCCGCTGTACCTGGCCATCGGCCCGTTGGTCGGCGCCCTGGCGGCGGGCAACCGGGTGATGCTCGAACTCAGCGAGTCGACCCCCGCCACTGGCTTGCTGCTCAAGCAACTGCTGGGGCGGATCTTTCCCGAAGACCTGGTGGGCGTGGTGCTCGGTGAAGCCGACATCGGCGTCGCCTTCTCCCGGCTGCCTTTCGATCACCTGCTGTTTACCGGCGCTACCAGCATCGGCAAGCATGTAATGCGCGCCGCCGCGGAAAACCTGACCCCGGTCACCCTGGAATTAGGCGGCAAGTCGCCGGCCATTGTCTCGCGCGACGTGCCGCTCAAGGACGCCGCCGAACGCATCGCCTTCGGCAAGACGCTCAACGCCGGGCAAACCTGTGTGGCGCCGGACTACGTACTGGTGCCGGAAGACCGGGTAGGCTCTTTCGTCGAAGCCTATCGCCAGGCGGTTCGCGGGTTTTATCCGACCCTGGCAGACAACCCGGACTACACCGCAATCATCAATGAACGACAGCTGGCTCGACTCAACGGCTACATCAGCGACGCCACCAGCAAAGGCGCGCTGCTGATCCCGCTGTTCGACCAGGGCCAGGCCCGTCGGATGAATCACAGCCTGCTGCTCAACGTCAGCGACGACATGGTGGTGATGCAAGACGAAATCTTCGGCCCGCTGCTGCCCATCGTGCCGTACAGCGACCTGGACCAAGCATTTGCCTACATCAATCAGCGACCACGGCCACTGGCGCTGTATTACTTCGGCTACGACAAGCGCGAACAGAACCGCGTGCTCCATGAAACCCACTCCGGCGGCGTGTGCCTCAACGACACTCTGCTGCACGTCGCCCAGGACGACATGCCCTTCGGTGGCGTCGGCGCCTCGGGCATGGGTCATTACCACGGCCACGAAGGTTTCCTGACCTTCAGCAAGGCCAAGGGCGTGCTGGTCAAACAGCGCTTCAATGCCGCGAAGCTGATCTACCCGCCCTACGGCAAATCCATCCAGAAGCTGATCCAGAAGCTGTTCATCCGCTAA
- a CDS encoding twin-arginine translocation pathway signal protein: MSPGLSDTPALSRRGLLQLSLGATAFLATAGLGASLSGCSSSIPADGFAVLRSADLLFLRALVPVMLDGAVAVEKLPDAVEGTLHSLDNGLAHLSPEMLKLTRQLFDVLAMAVTRGPLTGIWGSWENASPEQMRHFLARWQNSSLSLLRMGHSSLQQMVMMAWYGRRESWVHCGYPGPPVV; the protein is encoded by the coding sequence ATGAGCCCAGGCCTGTCCGATACACCCGCGCTGTCGCGGCGCGGCTTGCTGCAACTGAGTCTCGGGGCGACCGCCTTCCTCGCCACCGCCGGGTTGGGCGCCAGCCTCAGTGGCTGCTCGTCGAGCATTCCAGCCGATGGTTTTGCCGTGCTGCGCAGCGCCGACCTGCTGTTTTTGCGCGCGTTGGTCCCGGTGATGCTCGACGGCGCCGTGGCCGTCGAAAAGCTGCCGGATGCCGTCGAAGGCACCCTGCACAGCCTGGATAACGGCCTGGCGCACCTGTCGCCGGAAATGCTCAAGCTGACCCGGCAATTGTTCGACGTCCTGGCCATGGCCGTAACGCGCGGACCCTTGACCGGGATCTGGGGCAGTTGGGAAAACGCCAGTCCCGAGCAGATGCGGCATTTCCTCGCCCGCTGGCAGAACAGCTCGCTGAGCCTGTTGCGCATGGGGCACAGCTCGTTGCAGCAGATGGTGATGATGGCCTGGTATGGCCGGCGCGAATCCTGGGTTCACTGCGGGTATCCGGGGCCGCCGGTGGTCTGA
- a CDS encoding GMC family oxidoreductase N-terminal domain-containing protein — protein MPVPDPFREGMARGWKTRNAAQLTEDLTLQADVAIVGSGAGGGTTAEILSAAGYKVLLIEEGPLKTSSDFKLLEDQAYTQLYQEGIGRMSKDGAITILQGRAVGGSTLINWTSSFRTPEPTLEHWAREHNVKGHSPAEMAPWFEKMEQRLGVAPWMVPPNANNDVIRKGCEKLGYAWHVIPRNVRGCWNLGYCGMGCAVNAKQSMLVTTIPATLEQGGELLYLARAEKLVIKGDQVTGLECVAMDERCVAPTGKTITVKARHYVLAGGGINSPALLLRSDAPDPHRRLGKRTFLHLVNMSAALFDEVINPFYGAPQSIYSDHFQWQDGATGKMAYKLEVPPLHPALAATLLGGFGQDNAQRMAQLPHTHAMLALLRDGFHPDSPGGSVELRGDNTPVLDYQVSPYAWDGVRRAFHSMAEIQFAGGARAVMPMHADAGYVKTLAEARSLIDGLSLELYRTRLGSAHVMGGCAMGEDAKNAVTDSLGRHHQLGNLSVHDGSLFPTSIGANPQLSVYGLTAQLATSLAERLKTA, from the coding sequence ATGCCCGTACCCGACCCGTTCCGCGAAGGCATGGCCCGTGGCTGGAAAACCCGCAATGCCGCGCAACTCACCGAAGACCTGACCCTGCAGGCCGACGTGGCGATCGTCGGCAGCGGCGCGGGCGGTGGCACCACCGCTGAAATCCTCAGCGCCGCCGGCTACAAGGTGCTGTTGATCGAAGAAGGTCCGCTCAAGACCAGCAGCGACTTCAAGCTGCTCGAAGACCAGGCCTACACCCAGCTCTACCAGGAAGGCATCGGCCGCATGAGCAAGGACGGCGCCATCACCATCCTGCAAGGCCGCGCAGTGGGTGGTTCCACGCTGATCAACTGGACCTCGAGCTTCCGCACGCCCGAGCCGACCCTCGAACACTGGGCCCGCGAGCACAACGTCAAGGGCCACAGCCCGGCCGAGATGGCGCCGTGGTTCGAGAAGATGGAGCAACGCCTCGGCGTCGCCCCCTGGATGGTCCCACCCAACGCCAACAACGACGTGATTCGCAAGGGCTGCGAGAAGCTCGGCTACGCCTGGCACGTCATCCCGCGCAACGTGCGCGGCTGCTGGAACCTGGGGTATTGCGGCATGGGCTGTGCGGTCAACGCCAAGCAGTCGATGCTGGTCACCACGATCCCGGCGACCCTGGAACAGGGCGGCGAACTGCTGTACCTGGCCCGCGCCGAGAAATTGGTGATCAAAGGCGATCAAGTCACCGGCCTGGAATGCGTGGCGATGGACGAGCGCTGCGTGGCGCCCACGGGCAAGACCATCACGGTCAAGGCGCGGCACTACGTGCTGGCCGGCGGCGGGATCAACAGCCCCGCCCTGCTGTTGCGCTCCGATGCACCCGACCCGCACCGGCGCCTGGGCAAGCGCACCTTCCTGCACCTGGTAAACATGTCCGCCGCGCTGTTCGACGAGGTGATCAACCCGTTCTACGGCGCGCCGCAGTCGATCTACAGCGACCATTTCCAGTGGCAGGACGGCGCGACCGGCAAGATGGCCTACAAACTCGAAGTGCCGCCCCTGCACCCGGCGCTGGCCGCCACCCTGCTCGGCGGTTTTGGCCAGGACAACGCGCAGCGCATGGCGCAACTGCCCCACACCCACGCCATGCTGGCCTTGCTGCGCGACGGTTTTCACCCTGACAGCCCCGGCGGCAGCGTCGAGTTGCGCGGCGACAACACGCCGGTGCTCGACTATCAGGTCTCGCCCTACGCCTGGGACGGCGTGCGCCGGGCCTTCCACAGCATGGCCGAGATCCAGTTCGCCGGCGGTGCCAGAGCGGTGATGCCGATGCACGCGGACGCCGGCTACGTGAAAACCCTGGCCGAAGCGCGCTCGCTGATCGACGGGCTGAGCCTTGAGCTATACCGCACACGCCTGGGCAGTGCCCATGTGATGGGCGGTTGCGCCATGGGCGAAGACGCGAAAAACGCCGTCACCGACAGCCTGGGCCGGCATCACCAACTGGGCAACCTGTCGGTCCACGATGGCTCGCTGTTCCCCACCAGCATTGGCGCGAACCCGCAGTTATCGGTCTACGGGCTGACCGCGCAACTGGCGACTTCCCTCGCCGAACGTTTAAAAACGGCTTGA
- the coaD gene encoding pantetheine-phosphate adenylyltransferase, with translation MNRVLYPGTFDPITKGHGDLVERASRLFDHVIIAVAASPKKNPLFPLEQRVELAREVTKHLPNVEVVGFSTLLAHFAKEKNANVFLRGLRAVSDFEYEFQLANMNRQLAPDVESLFLTPSERYSFISSTLVREIAALGGDITKFVHPAVADALTERFKK, from the coding sequence ATGAACCGAGTGTTGTACCCAGGTACCTTCGACCCTATTACCAAGGGCCATGGCGATCTGGTCGAGCGTGCCTCGCGCCTGTTCGATCATGTGATCATCGCCGTCGCCGCCAGCCCGAAGAAAAACCCGCTGTTCCCGCTGGAACAACGTGTGGAGCTGGCCCGCGAGGTCACTAAACATCTGCCGAACGTTGAAGTCGTCGGCTTCTCCACGCTGTTGGCGCATTTTGCCAAGGAGAAGAACGCCAATGTGTTCCTGCGCGGCCTGCGCGCGGTGTCGGACTTCGAATACGAATTCCAGCTGGCCAACATGAACCGCCAACTGGCACCGGATGTGGAGAGCCTGTTTCTCACCCCGTCCGAGCGTTATTCGTTCATTTCCTCGACCCTGGTCCGTGAAATCGCGGCCCTGGGCGGCGACATCACCAAGTTCGTCCACCCTGCCGTGGCCGACGCCCTGACCGAGCGCTTCAAGAAGTAG
- a CDS encoding YfhL family 4Fe-4S dicluster ferredoxin gives MSLIITDDCINCDVCEPECPNAAISQGEEIYVIDPNLCTQCVGHYDEPQCQQVCPVDCIPLDEAHPETEEQLMEKYRKITGKA, from the coding sequence ATGTCCCTGATCATCACCGACGATTGCATCAACTGCGACGTCTGCGAACCCGAGTGCCCGAACGCCGCCATTTCCCAAGGCGAAGAGATCTACGTGATCGACCCTAACCTGTGCACGCAGTGCGTCGGCCACTACGACGAACCTCAGTGCCAGCAGGTCTGCCCGGTGGATTGCATCCCGCTGGACGAGGCGCATCCGGAGACTGAAGAGCAGTTGATGGAGAAGTACCGCAAGATTACCGGGAAGGCTTGA
- a CDS encoding multidrug transporter gives MNLFRTLAVVVMLSVGAPALASNTGSGDPRYTIQNPPAYAMLGDLLIARPLLIAATVIGAGAFVVSLPFTALGGNVGEAGQALVVDPGKAAFVRCLGCIGEGFEQRE, from the coding sequence ATGAACCTGTTTCGAACCCTTGCCGTTGTTGTGATGCTGAGCGTCGGTGCGCCCGCGCTGGCGTCAAATACCGGCAGCGGGGACCCACGCTACACCATCCAGAACCCACCGGCCTACGCCATGCTTGGCGATCTGCTGATCGCCCGGCCCTTGCTGATTGCCGCGACGGTGATCGGTGCGGGGGCGTTCGTGGTGTCGCTGCCCTTCACTGCGCTGGGCGGCAATGTCGGCGAGGCGGGGCAGGCGCTGGTGGTCGACCCGGGGAAGGCGGCGTTCGTGCGGTGCCTGGGGTGCATTGGGGAGGGGTTTGAGCAGCGGGAGTGA
- the mutM gene encoding bifunctional DNA-formamidopyrimidine glycosylase/DNA-(apurinic or apyrimidinic site) lyase, whose product MPELPEVETTRRGIAPHLEGQRVSRVIVRDRRLRWPIPEDLDVRLSGQRIVLVERRAKYLLINAEVGTLISHLGMSGNLRLVEIGMPAAKHEHVDIELESGLALRYTDPRRFGAMLWSLDPLNHELLARLGPEPLTDLFDGERLFQQSRGRSMAVKPFIMDNAVVVGVGNIYATEALFAAGIDPRREAGSISRARYLKLSIEIKRVLAAAIERGGTTLRDFIGGDGQPGYFQQELFVYGRGGEGCKVCGTQLREVKLGQRASVFCPRCQS is encoded by the coding sequence ATGCCTGAACTGCCGGAAGTCGAAACCACCCGCCGCGGCATCGCCCCCCACCTGGAGGGCCAGCGCGTCAGCCGGGTGATCGTGCGTGACCGGCGCCTGCGCTGGCCGATCCCCGAGGACCTCGATGTGCGGCTGTCCGGCCAGCGCATCGTGCTGGTCGAGCGCCGCGCCAAGTACCTGTTGATCAACGCCGAAGTGGGCACGCTGATCAGTCACCTGGGCATGTCGGGCAATTTGCGCCTGGTGGAAATCGGCATGCCGGCGGCCAAGCACGAGCATGTGGACATCGAGCTGGAATCGGGCCTGGCCCTGCGCTACACCGACCCGCGCCGCTTTGGCGCGATGCTCTGGAGCCTCGACCCGCTCAACCACGAATTGCTGGCTCGCCTGGGGCCGGAACCGCTCACCGACCTGTTCGATGGCGAGCGCCTGTTCCAGCAATCGCGCGGGCGCTCGATGGCGGTCAAGCCGTTCATCATGGACAACGCGGTGGTGGTGGGCGTCGGCAATATCTACGCCACCGAAGCCTTGTTCGCCGCCGGCATCGACCCGCGTCGCGAGGCCGGGAGCATTTCCCGGGCGCGCTACCTGAAGCTCTCCATCGAGATCAAGCGGGTGCTGGCGGCCGCCATCGAGCGCGGCGGCACCACGTTGCGTGATTTCATTGGTGGCGACGGCCAACCCGGCTATTTCCAGCAGGAATTGTTCGTCTACGGTCGTGGTGGCGAGGGCTGCAAGGTCTGCGGGACGCAACTGCGCGAGGTCAAGCTCGGCCAGCGCGCCAGCGTGTTTTGCCCGCGTTGCCAGAGCTGA
- a CDS encoding HDOD domain-containing protein — MPAQPQIMVDLQMEQYMPDPDLEVIAKLISQDPGLSGSLLKIVNSPYYGLSNKIASIQRAVNLLGSRSIINLINAQSIKGEMNDDTIVTLNRFWDTAQDVAMTCLTLAKRIGVEAGDEAYALGLFHDCGVPLMLQRFPNYMTVLEEAYASASAECRVVDTENRVFNTNHSVVGYYTAKSWRLPEHVSTAIANHHNALRIFSDESSRNSQLKNLLAILKMAEHICASYRVLGNQTEDHEWNCIAPLVLDYVGLSDYDFETLKQTIRDLGTHH; from the coding sequence GTGCCAGCCCAGCCGCAGATCATGGTGGATCTGCAAATGGAGCAGTACATGCCCGACCCGGACCTGGAGGTGATCGCCAAGCTGATCTCCCAGGACCCGGGTCTTTCCGGTTCCCTGCTCAAGATCGTCAACTCGCCGTATTACGGCCTGAGCAACAAGATCGCCTCGATCCAGCGTGCGGTGAACCTGCTGGGCAGCCGTTCGATCATCAACCTGATCAACGCGCAGTCGATCAAGGGTGAAATGAACGACGACACCATCGTCACCCTCAACCGTTTCTGGGACACCGCGCAGGACGTGGCCATGACCTGCCTGACCCTGGCCAAGCGCATCGGCGTCGAGGCGGGCGATGAAGCCTACGCGCTGGGGCTGTTCCACGACTGCGGCGTGCCGCTGATGCTGCAGCGTTTCCCCAACTACATGACCGTGCTGGAAGAAGCCTACGCCAGCGCGAGCGCCGAATGCCGGGTGGTGGACACCGAAAACCGTGTGTTCAACACCAACCACTCGGTGGTCGGTTACTACACGGCCAAATCCTGGCGCCTGCCGGAGCACGTCAGCACCGCGATCGCCAACCATCACAATGCGCTGCGCATCTTCAGCGATGAATCCTCGCGCAACAGCCAGCTGAAAAACCTGCTGGCGATCCTGAAGATGGCCGAACACATCTGTGCGTCCTACCGTGTACTGGGTAACCAGACCGAGGACCACGAATGGAATTGCATCGCGCCATTGGTGCTCGATTATGTCGGGCTGTCGGATTACGATTTCGAGACCCTCAAACAAACGATTCGCGATCTCGGCACTCACCACTGA
- a CDS encoding class I SAM-dependent rRNA methyltransferase produces MSLPSLRLKANADRRLRNGHLWVYSNEIDVAATPLHGFKAGDQAILEAAGGKPLGIVAMSPNNLICARVLSRDIKLPLDKSLLVHRLNVALSIRDRLFDKPFYRLVYGDSDLLPGLVVDRFGDILVVQIASATMEAHKDDVIAALTQVLKPSGILFKNDSAARDAEGLERYVDTVFGVVPEWVALEENGVKFEAPVIQGQKTGWFYDHRMNRARLAPYAKGKRVLDLYSYIGGWGVQAAAFGASEVFCVDASGFALDGVERNAALNGFADKMTCLEGDVFEALKELKASEERFDVIVADPPAFIKRKKDMKNGEGAYRRLNEQAMRLLTKDGILVSASCSMHLPEDDLQNILLTSARHLDRNIQMLERGGQGPDHPVHPAIVETRYIKSITCRLLPNS; encoded by the coding sequence ATGTCCCTGCCTAGCCTGCGCCTCAAAGCCAACGCCGACCGTCGCCTGCGAAACGGCCACTTGTGGGTCTACAGCAACGAAATCGACGTAGCCGCCACGCCCCTGCACGGTTTCAAGGCCGGCGACCAGGCGATCCTCGAAGCTGCCGGCGGCAAGCCGCTGGGCATCGTCGCCATGAGCCCGAACAACCTGATCTGCGCCCGTGTCCTGTCCCGCGACATCAAGCTGCCGCTGGACAAGTCGTTGCTGGTACACCGCCTGAACGTGGCCCTGTCGATTCGCGACCGCCTGTTCGACAAGCCGTTCTACCGCCTGGTTTACGGCGATTCGGACCTGCTGCCGGGCCTGGTGGTCGACCGTTTCGGCGACATCCTGGTGGTGCAGATCGCTTCGGCGACCATGGAAGCGCACAAGGATGACGTGATCGCTGCGTTGACCCAGGTGCTCAAGCCCAGCGGCATCCTGTTCAAGAACGACTCGGCAGCCCGCGACGCCGAAGGCCTGGAGCGCTACGTCGACACGGTATTCGGCGTGGTGCCGGAGTGGGTCGCACTGGAAGAGAACGGCGTGAAGTTCGAAGCACCGGTCATCCAGGGCCAGAAAACCGGCTGGTTCTACGACCACCGCATGAACCGCGCCCGCCTGGCTCCGTATGCCAAAGGCAAGCGCGTGCTCGACCTGTACAGCTACATCGGCGGCTGGGGCGTGCAAGCGGCCGCGTTCGGCGCCAGTGAAGTGTTCTGCGTCGATGCCTCGGGCTTCGCCCTCGACGGCGTCGAGCGCAACGCCGCACTGAACGGTTTCGCCGACAAGATGACCTGCCTCGAAGGCGACGTCTTCGAAGCCCTGAAAGAGCTCAAGGCCAGCGAAGAACGCTTCGACGTGATCGTCGCCGACCCACCGGCGTTCATCAAGCGCAAGAAAGACATGAAAAATGGTGAAGGCGCCTACCGCCGCCTGAACGAGCAAGCCATGCGCCTGCTGACCAAGGACGGCATCCTCGTCAGCGCCTCCTGCTCGATGCACCTGCCCGAAGACGACCTGCAAAACATCCTGCTCACCAGCGCCCGCCACCTGGACCGCAACATCCAGATGCTCGAACGCGGCGGCCAGGGCCCGGACCACCCGGTCCACCCGGCAATCGTCGAAACGCGCTACATCAAGAGCATTACCTGCCGGTTGCTGCCGAATAGCTGA
- a CDS encoding transposase, whose translation MSSTPQGHRLRYGRHSEHGRIYLLTAVTYQREPFFKDWRVGRLLVHEFRRAQESGKATSIAWVVMPDHFHWLVELHNGDLPKLMRTAKSLSARVINQHLGRADRLWQKGYFDRALRKEEDLKAAARYVIANPLRAGLVSHIGEYPLWDAIWI comes from the coding sequence ATGTCCAGTACACCACAGGGTCACCGGCTGCGTTATGGCCGACATTCGGAGCATGGCCGGATTTATTTACTGACAGCGGTTACCTATCAGCGGGAACCCTTCTTCAAGGATTGGCGTGTGGGTCGCCTGCTTGTGCATGAATTCAGAAGAGCGCAGGAATCCGGCAAAGCCACCTCCATCGCCTGGGTGGTGATGCCCGATCACTTTCACTGGCTGGTGGAATTGCACAATGGGGATTTACCGAAATTGATGCGCACGGCCAAGTCCTTGAGCGCCCGCGTCATCAATCAACATCTGGGTCGCGCCGATAGGCTTTGGCAGAAAGGTTATTTCGATCGCGCGTTGCGCAAAGAGGAAGACTTGAAAGCGGCGGCACGCTACGTCATCGCCAATCCCTTGCGCGCCGGCCTGGTCAGCCATATCGGCGAATATCCGCTATGGGATGCCATCTGGATCTGA